Within Trichoderma atroviride chromosome 2, complete sequence, the genomic segment CACAGAGCTCAACACCATTAAGAACGGCGCGGCGTGCTTggcaaagcagagcagatgCACCGTACGCACCATCAGCATGAAGCCATAACCTTTGTTCTCTGGCGATGGCCGCGAGCTCTGTAAATGGATCAACGGTGCCAGTGTTTGTAGTCCCAGCGTTACCAACAATGAGGAATGGGATTTTGCCTGcagccttgtcttcttcaataGCTGACCTTAGCAATGTCGTGTCAATACGCATGCTGTCATCGCAGGCGACTTTGCGAATTTGGGCAGGGTGAAATCCAAGAATGCCCAAACCTTTTGCTAACGATGAATGTGTTTGACTAGATGTGTATGCGACTgccttgcttctttcttccagCGAAAGCTTCTGGTCCCGTGCTAACATGAGTGCGGACAGATTAGCCATTGAGCCGCCGGAAACAAAACACCCTCCAGCTGTCTCAGGATATCCGATTATGTCTCTTGTCAACCATGATAGAAAATGTTTTTCGACGGCACTAGGTCCGGAACTTTGGAACCAGCTACCAGCATGTGTGTTGTAAGCCGAGTTGAGGACCTCGCCTAACCAGGACAAATCAGATGCTGGCGAAGGAATGAAGCCAAAGAATTTTGGATGGTCCATTCGGACCCGATAACCAAAAATTGTCTCTGCATTCGAAAGAGTGGTGTCAATTGAGGCTGGAAGCTGAGGCGGTCTGGCGATATTCCCTatgtctttctctttttcccagGGAATTACTTTGACAATCGGTTGCGATGGTATGTTTTGTCTTTCCAGCACACAGTGGTCCAGCACTTTTTGTGCCAGTTCGGTGAAACTGCGCTCCGACATGACTGCTGTGCCGCCAAGGTTCATGCGTGTAAATG encodes:
- a CDS encoding putative secondary metabolism biosynthetic enzyme (EggNog:ENOG41~SMCOG1180:Decarboxylase, pyridoxal-dependent~antiSMASH:Cluster_2.1), whose translation is MNLGGTAVMSERSFTELAQKVLDHCVLERQNIPSQPIVKVIPWEKEKDIGNIARPPQLPASIDTTLSNAETIFGYRVRMDHPKFFGFIPSPASDLSWLGEVLNSAYNTHAGSWFQSSGPSAVEKHFLSWLTRDIIGYPETAGGCFVSGGSMANLSALMLARDQKLSLEERSKAVAYTSSQTHSSLAKGLGILGFHPAQIRKVACDDSMRIDTTLLRSAIEEDKAAGKIPFLIVGNAGTTNTGTVDPFTELAAIAREQRLWLHADGAYGASALLCQARRAVLNGVELCDSISWDAHKWLFQTYGCGMILVRHRKFLTESFGTTAEYTQDAAETAESLPNFWNYGPELTRPARAMKLWFSFQLLGLDAIDKAINRGFELAEKAQSSLQCLKDWEIMSPAQMGIICFRFHPLHVPAASLDDLNMKISQMAIEKNLAAPLTTRIRGVLVLRICSIHPDLSDEEMVAVINGLDQLAHLLLSRVSKDGIAE